TTCCTGCAGCAGGTCTTTATGCATCGGCTGCTCGAAATACTGCAGCTCGTACGGTTCCAGATCGCGGGCCAGCTGCAGCGCCACTTCCGGCGTGTATCCCATGTTGGGGTCGATCCGCAGATTGAGCTTGTCCCCCACCGACTCACGAATCCCCCGCACCATCGCCAGATCCTCTTCCGGCGATCGCCCCGCCTTGGTCTTCATGGTGGAAAAGCCCCGGTCGACATAATGCTTCGCAATCGCAGCCGCCTCTTCGGGACCACGAATCCCCATGCAGCAGGTCACTTCCACGCGATCCCGGTACAGTCCGCCCAACAGACGATGCAGCGGCAGCCCCGCCTGTTTCCCCAGGATATCCCAGCAGGCCATTTCCGCCAGCGACTGACGATAAGGCTCGTCCCCCATCCCCCAGTCCGCATACAGGGCAGCGATGTCAGTCGGATCTTTCCCCATGAGAATCGGCCGAAAGTACTCGGCTTCCTTGCCCGTAAAACTGACTGCATTCTGAAACGACAACCGTTGTGGCGTCTCGCCCCAGCCGGTAATGCCCGCATCGGTCTCAAGGCGAAGCAGCAGCGCGCCCGTCGTCATTGAAGAAATATACCGCGACTGGTAAGGCGAAACCGGAACTTGCAGCGGGACATCAACCAGAAACGTTTCAACGCCAGTGATCTTCATCGGAGGCTCCAGAGGCAGGGGAAATCAGTTGTCGGGCGAGAATCTCATGCTACCAGTTACCCGGGAGACCCACAAGCAGACCAGTCCGTGTAAATGCAGGGTTCAATGCTGGCTCACCCAACAGTGCCTATAAAAAGGGTAGCCCCGAATGCAATTCGGGGTGAGCGCAGTGAGCAGGAGGTCGCAGTTCACCAGAACAATTCATAACAGAGCTACGAACTTTATCCCCAC
The DNA window shown above is from Gimesia chilikensis and carries:
- a CDS encoding mandelate racemase/muconate lactonizing enzyme family protein; this encodes MKITGVETFLVDVPLQVPVSPYQSRYISSMTTGALLLRLETDAGITGWGETPQRLSFQNAVSFTGKEAEYFRPILMGKDPTDIAALYADWGMGDEPYRQSLAEMACWDILGKQAGLPLHRLLGGLYRDRVEVTCCMGIRGPEEAAAIAKHYVDRGFSTMKTKAGRSPEEDLAMVRGIRESVGDKLNLRIDPNMGYTPEVALQLARDLEPYELQYFEQPMHKDLLQESADIRRQTTTPLALNESVTTMENVRKILELDAAEYLLPDTYQCGGIWAVKLVGEVAASAGVPCIFHCAHDLGLRTATMLHMAASSPNFPLANDCTYYSLESDIITERFEIKEGTMAVPTKPGLGVEIDEGMLQKYLVASSLG